From a single Spongiibacter taiwanensis genomic region:
- a CDS encoding YciI family protein: MLYAVISEDVKDSLEKRKGARDAHIARLKLLRDEGRLVMAGPHPAIDCEDPGEAGFTGSLVVAEFASLEAAQAWADADPYISAGVYQKVVVKPYKRVLP, from the coding sequence ATGCTTTACGCCGTCATCAGCGAAGACGTCAAAGACAGTCTGGAAAAACGCAAAGGCGCGCGCGACGCCCACATTGCACGACTAAAATTGCTCCGCGACGAGGGACGGCTGGTGATGGCCGGGCCCCACCCCGCAATCGACTGCGAAGACCCCGGCGAAGCGGGATTCACCGGCAGCCTGGTGGTTGCCGAATTTGCGTCCCTGGAAGCAGCCCAAGCCTGGGCCGATGCCGACCCCTATATTAGCGCCGGGGTTTACCAAAAAGTGGTTGTCAAACCATACAAACGGGTTCTGCCCTGA
- a CDS encoding VC0807 family protein yields MSKKASPGQRHSVITNLLFNIIIPTLILTKLSKAEYLGAHYSIVVALAFPIAFGIYDFIKVGKANLFSILGFISILLTGGISLLELDAKYIAIKEAAIPGIIGLAVLLSQYTRYPLIRTLLLNEEFINVQKIDASLEQRANRSDFNRALTRANYLVAASFFLSSALNYGLAKYLLVSPPGSEAYSAELGRMTALSFPVIALPCTLFMMASLYYLVSQIKKLTALELEEILHVK; encoded by the coding sequence ATGTCCAAGAAGGCAAGCCCGGGACAACGCCACAGCGTTATCACCAACTTACTCTTCAACATCATTATTCCCACCCTGATCCTCACCAAACTCAGCAAGGCGGAATATCTTGGCGCCCACTATAGTATCGTGGTTGCGCTGGCTTTCCCAATTGCCTTTGGTATTTACGACTTTATCAAAGTGGGCAAAGCCAACCTGTTTTCCATTCTTGGCTTTATCAGTATTTTGCTGACTGGCGGCATCAGCCTGCTTGAGCTGGATGCAAAATACATTGCAATCAAAGAAGCGGCGATTCCCGGCATTATCGGCCTGGCCGTGTTGCTGTCCCAGTACACCCGCTACCCCCTCATCCGAACATTGCTGCTGAACGAAGAGTTCATTAACGTCCAGAAAATTGACGCCTCGCTGGAACAGCGAGCCAATCGCAGTGACTTCAATCGCGCCCTGACCCGCGCCAATTACCTGGTAGCGGCTTCTTTCTTTTTATCATCGGCGCTAAATTATGGCTTGGCCAAGTATCTTTTGGTTAGCCCCCCGGGAAGCGAAGCCTACAGCGCAGAACTCGGCCGCATGACCGCACTCAGTTTTCCCGTTATTGCGCTGCCATGTACCTTATTCATGATGGCCTCGCTGTACTACCTGGTAAGCCAGATCAAAAAGCTTACCGCGTTGGAACTCGAAGAAATTCTTCACGTTAAATAG
- a CDS encoding PHP domain-containing protein, whose protein sequence is MVVDLHTHTTASDGSLSPLELVSRAREKGVTLLSVTDHDTVDAYHELRDVDLPGIQLVPGIELSCQWSGVNIHVLGLGIDPDDAGLTEQLQRQRQRRSERAELIAQRLEKLGIKDCYAGASRLAEGRAIGRPDFARYMVEAGYVYSMNAAFDKYLGAGKAGDVKAVWPELAEVVEWINSAGGIAVLAHPMQYKMTNAKLRRLLDAFCECGGGGLEVANGRPPLVEQRYLRQLCKEYGLEASIGSDFHQPNNWLELGTMISSLGDCTPVWRRWSQAAADATVKNEVIV, encoded by the coding sequence ATGGTCGTTGACCTGCACACCCACACTACCGCATCAGACGGTTCGTTGAGCCCGCTGGAGCTGGTATCGCGGGCGCGGGAAAAAGGCGTCACGCTGCTGTCGGTGACCGATCACGACACCGTGGACGCGTATCATGAGTTACGCGATGTTGATTTGCCCGGGATACAGCTGGTGCCCGGCATTGAGTTGTCCTGTCAGTGGTCTGGCGTGAATATTCATGTCTTGGGGTTGGGCATTGACCCCGATGATGCCGGTCTTACCGAGCAGCTACAACGGCAGCGACAGCGCCGCAGCGAGCGTGCAGAGTTGATCGCCCAGCGTCTTGAAAAGCTCGGCATTAAAGACTGCTACGCAGGGGCAAGCCGTTTAGCGGAGGGGCGCGCGATTGGGCGGCCCGATTTCGCTCGCTATATGGTTGAGGCGGGGTATGTCTACTCAATGAATGCCGCTTTTGATAAATACCTCGGCGCTGGCAAGGCCGGCGATGTGAAAGCGGTATGGCCCGAATTAGCTGAGGTGGTCGAGTGGATCAACAGCGCCGGCGGCATCGCGGTGTTGGCTCACCCGATGCAATATAAAATGACCAATGCCAAACTGCGCCGGCTGCTCGATGCTTTCTGTGAATGCGGCGGTGGCGGGCTGGAAGTGGCCAATGGGCGGCCGCCCCTAGTCGAGCAGCGTTACCTGCGCCAGCTGTGTAAAGAATATGGCTTGGAAGCGAGCATTGGCAGCGATTTTCACCAGCCCAATAATTGGCTGGAGCTCGGCACCATGATCAGCAGTTTGGGTGACTGCACGCCAGTATGGCGGCGCTGGAGCCAAGCGGCGGCCGATGCCACTGTGAAAAATGAGGTGATTGTTTGA
- a CDS encoding L-threonylcarbamoyladenylate synthase, with protein MSQFFQIHPENPQGRLIKQAADIIRQGGVVAYPTDSAYALGCHLGDKKALERIRAIRRLDDKHNFTLMCSDLSELGTYARVDNSAFRVLKACLPGPFTFILKATPEVPRRLHHPKRKSVGLRVPDNQICLDLMAELGEPLMSVSLILPGEDLPMTDPYDIRDSLGHLLDLVIDGGYCGMEPTTVVDLVDDVPVVIRQGLGDFSQFAESL; from the coding sequence TTGAGTCAGTTTTTCCAGATCCATCCGGAGAACCCCCAGGGCCGATTGATCAAACAGGCGGCCGATATCATTCGTCAGGGCGGCGTGGTGGCCTATCCCACCGATTCTGCGTACGCCTTGGGTTGTCACCTGGGCGATAAAAAGGCCCTCGAACGCATCCGCGCCATTCGCCGCCTGGATGACAAACACAACTTTACCCTGATGTGCAGTGATTTGTCGGAGCTCGGCACCTACGCCCGGGTGGATAACTCGGCGTTTCGAGTACTTAAAGCCTGCTTGCCTGGGCCCTTCACCTTCATTCTCAAGGCCACACCAGAAGTACCTAGAAGGCTTCATCACCCAAAGCGGAAAAGTGTGGGCTTGCGGGTGCCAGACAACCAGATCTGCCTGGACTTAATGGCTGAGCTGGGCGAACCCTTGATGAGCGTGAGTTTGATCCTGCCCGGTGAAGACCTGCCGATGACCGACCCCTACGATATCCGCGATAGTCTGGGCCATCTTCTCGACCTGGTGATCGACGGCGGATACTGCGGGATGGAACCGACCACTGTCGTCGATCTGGTGGACGACGTGCCCGTGGTGATTCGTCAGGGCTTGGGCGACTTCAGTCAATTTGCCGAATCTCTGTGA
- a CDS encoding segregation and condensation protein A, which yields MEIVRLEALRRQPSQGEMPFAVVQGKPLTEIPKDLYIPPEALEVFLEAFEGPLDLLLYLIKRQNLDILEIDVSQITEQYMQYVNMMNAMQFELASEYLLMAAMLAEIKSRMLLPRSSEALDEEEDPRALLIRRLQEYERFKQAAENIDQLPRVGREIYLAEVAPPPMEKVKAEPDVDMKELLLALGEVLRRADLFEHHQVEREKLSTRERMSEVLARLRSDSFTPFVLLFRAEEGRLGVVVTFLAIMELIKESLIEIVQSEPFAPIHVKAKAI from the coding sequence ATGGAAATCGTTCGTCTGGAAGCCCTCCGGCGCCAGCCCAGTCAGGGGGAAATGCCCTTTGCCGTGGTGCAGGGGAAACCGCTCACCGAAATTCCCAAGGATTTGTACATTCCCCCCGAAGCCCTCGAGGTATTTCTTGAGGCCTTTGAAGGCCCCTTGGATTTGCTGCTGTATCTGATCAAGCGTCAGAACCTGGATATTCTGGAAATAGACGTCTCCCAGATTACCGAGCAGTACATGCAGTATGTGAACATGATGAACGCCATGCAGTTTGAGCTGGCGTCAGAGTATCTGTTGATGGCGGCGATGCTGGCCGAAATCAAATCCCGGATGTTGTTGCCGCGATCCTCTGAGGCTCTGGACGAAGAGGAAGATCCCCGGGCACTGCTGATTCGCCGCCTGCAGGAGTACGAACGCTTCAAGCAAGCCGCCGAGAATATTGATCAATTGCCGCGAGTCGGGCGCGAGATTTATCTTGCCGAGGTGGCACCGCCGCCCATGGAAAAAGTGAAGGCTGAGCCCGACGTCGACATGAAAGAGCTGCTGCTGGCACTGGGTGAAGTGCTGCGGCGGGCAGATCTGTTTGAGCATCACCAGGTGGAACGGGAGAAGCTGTCCACGCGGGAGCGAATGTCTGAGGTGCTGGCCCGTTTGCGTAGCGACAGTTTTACACCCTTTGTGTTGCTGTTCAGAGCCGAGGAGGGGCGTCTTGGTGTGGTGGTGACCTTTTTGGCGATTATGGAGTTGATCAAAGAATCGCTGATAGAAATTGTGCAGTCGGAGCCCTTTGCCCCGATTCACGTCAAGGCTAAGGCAATATGA
- the scpB gene encoding SMC-Scp complex subunit ScpB yields the protein MSMEPEFLKRVVEGILMAAGKPLTLTQIAEMFDEDLRPAATELRDVLSVIEKDCEGRGFSLTLVASGYRFQVAEDLAPWVRRLWDEKPQRYSRALLETLALIAYRQPITRGDIEDIRGVAVSSQIIKTLLEREWVRVVGHKDVPGRPAMYATTRKFLDYFNLRNLDELPSLAELADLDSINGELALGGDELVSESDAPSEEESSDDAPMPASEASESDPAADAISSGDAQETLEDHTTPFDNQEPR from the coding sequence ATGAGTATGGAACCGGAGTTTCTGAAACGGGTAGTCGAGGGCATTTTGATGGCGGCGGGCAAGCCGTTGACCCTCACCCAAATCGCCGAGATGTTCGATGAAGATTTGCGGCCGGCGGCCACTGAGCTGCGGGATGTACTCAGCGTCATCGAAAAGGACTGTGAAGGGCGGGGTTTCAGTCTCACGCTGGTGGCCAGCGGCTACCGCTTTCAGGTGGCCGAGGACCTGGCACCCTGGGTGCGGCGTTTGTGGGATGAGAAGCCCCAGCGCTATTCCCGTGCCTTGCTGGAAACCCTGGCGTTGATCGCCTATCGTCAGCCTATTACCCGGGGTGATATTGAGGATATCCGCGGGGTGGCGGTCAGTTCGCAAATCATCAAGACCTTGCTGGAGCGGGAGTGGGTTCGCGTTGTCGGACACAAAGATGTGCCCGGCCGACCCGCCATGTATGCCACCACCCGAAAATTTCTGGATTACTTTAATCTCCGCAACCTGGATGAACTTCCCAGCTTGGCGGAGTTGGCCGACCTTGACTCGATTAACGGTGAACTGGCGTTGGGCGGTGATGAACTGGTGAGCGAATCAGACGCCCCCTCAGAAGAAGAAAGCAGCGATGACGCCCCGATGCCAGCTTCAGAAGCGTCGGAAAGTGATCCCGCAGCGGATGCTATCAGTTCTGGTGACGCACAAGAAACATTGGAAGACCATACCACCCCCTTTGACAATCAGGAGCCTAGATGA
- the rluB gene encoding 23S rRNA pseudouridine(2605) synthase RluB, which translates to MNPADEKLQKVLARAGLGSRREMERAIVDGRVSVDGKVASLGDRVTADAKLKLDGKPVKASSLKTAARVLLYNKPEGEICSRKDPEGRRSVFDRLPRLQGERWVCVGRLDYNTTGLLLFTTDGELANKLMHPSTVIEREYLCRVMGSASEQNLKALVDGVQLEDGVARFSDIVDGGGEGINHWYYVVIMEGRNREVRRLWESQGLQVNRLKRVRYGSVFIPSKVKVGQWTELTPAEVADVYAMAGLALPEEASTTAPGSPRRRDSRSK; encoded by the coding sequence ATGAACCCCGCCGATGAAAAATTGCAGAAAGTGCTGGCCCGGGCGGGGCTCGGCTCTCGCCGTGAAATGGAGCGCGCCATCGTCGATGGTCGGGTTTCCGTTGACGGCAAAGTCGCGAGCCTTGGCGACCGGGTCACCGCCGATGCCAAGCTGAAGCTGGATGGTAAACCGGTAAAGGCCTCGTCATTAAAAACGGCAGCGCGGGTATTGCTGTACAACAAACCCGAGGGCGAAATTTGCAGCCGTAAAGACCCGGAAGGCCGCCGCTCGGTCTTCGACCGCCTGCCGCGGCTACAAGGTGAGCGCTGGGTCTGCGTGGGGCGCCTCGATTACAACACCACAGGCTTGTTGTTATTCACCACCGACGGTGAGCTCGCCAATAAGTTAATGCATCCATCAACCGTCATTGAGCGGGAATACCTCTGCCGGGTCATGGGCAGTGCCAGTGAGCAAAACCTGAAGGCTCTGGTGGATGGGGTGCAGCTTGAAGATGGTGTGGCACGTTTCAGCGATATTGTTGATGGCGGCGGCGAGGGCATTAATCATTGGTATTACGTGGTGATTATGGAGGGCCGCAACCGCGAAGTTCGTCGTTTGTGGGAGTCGCAGGGTTTGCAGGTCAATCGTCTCAAGCGGGTGCGCTATGGCTCGGTGTTTATCCCCTCCAAGGTCAAGGTAGGGCAATGGACCGAATTGACGCCAGCCGAAGTGGCGGATGTCTACGCCATGGCGGGCTTGGCGCTGCCGGAAGAAGCCTCGACTACCGCCCCCGGGTCGCCTCGGCGCCGGGATAGCCGCAGTAAATAA
- the rmf gene encoding ribosome modulation factor encodes MKRQKRDMSERAYQRGYSAGIAGRTKECCPHTQHQLKQEWITGWREGRNDHWDGLSTAAALQKQAFH; translated from the coding sequence ATGAAGAGACAGAAACGCGATATGTCAGAGCGCGCTTACCAACGTGGTTATTCAGCCGGGATCGCCGGCAGGACCAAAGAATGTTGCCCCCACACCCAGCATCAACTCAAACAGGAGTGGATTACTGGCTGGCGGGAGGGTCGAAATGACCATTGGGATGGACTAAGCACCGCGGCTGCACTTCAGAAACAAGCGTTTCACTGA
- the rlmKL gene encoding bifunctional 23S rRNA (guanine(2069)-N(7))-methyltransferase RlmK/23S rRNA (guanine(2445)-N(2))-methyltransferase RlmL, with protein sequence MSDVLNFQASCPKGLELLVADEAAQLGFAVGKESVGGVELQGSLDSAYRFCLWSRLANRLFLKLSQFSAGDAQALYAGVKAIDWTQHVAAGGSLLVDFSGTSKDIRNSHFGALRCKDAIVDRFAEAGLERPSVAKVSPDLRINVRLRKGEVVVAIDLSGDSLHRRGYRQEGGMAPLKENLAAAILVRAGWLGIASRGGALLDPMCGSGTFLIEGAMMSMNIAPGLGRRYWGFNGWRQHRADIWDAILEEAEQGRRRALARSYAPMLGYDANGKTAAIARQNISRAGLARHIEVSRQELSALSLPGQIENQGLLICNPPYGERLGDEAELVHLYRHLGGAMKSQFLHWQAGVFTGNPELGKRMGIRSHRQYQFLNGELPSKLLLFDIQPGAFVQQQAGKPRAADVEPVVLSAGAEMFANRLRKNIKRMAKWRRREGIECYRVYDADMPEYAVAIDDYQGRIHVSEYIAPTSISEDAALKRLREVIQACAQVFECAESDIAIKERRRQKEGKQYQRREQRNEFIEVTEGQATVLVNLRDFLDTGLFLDHRPVRLEIAKLAKGKRFLNLFCYTAVASVHAGLGGAMHTTSVDMSNTYLQWARKNLALNGLSDARHRTIQEDCFAWLASNDGEYDLILLDPPTFSNSKRMEGVLDTQRDHAQLINGAMARLAQDGLLIFSTNKRGFELDTSLAERYQIEDRCRWSIDEDFKGRSKPIHYCWFLRHK encoded by the coding sequence ATGAGCGATGTGCTCAATTTTCAGGCAAGTTGTCCCAAGGGCCTCGAGCTGCTTGTTGCCGATGAGGCAGCCCAACTGGGTTTTGCGGTCGGGAAGGAGTCGGTGGGTGGCGTTGAGTTACAAGGTAGCTTGGATAGTGCCTACCGTTTTTGTCTCTGGTCGCGGTTGGCCAATCGCCTGTTTCTCAAGTTGAGCCAATTTTCTGCGGGGGATGCACAGGCCTTGTACGCGGGAGTAAAGGCCATCGACTGGACGCAGCATGTTGCCGCCGGTGGCAGCTTGCTGGTGGATTTCAGCGGAACGAGCAAGGACATTCGCAACAGCCACTTTGGGGCATTGCGTTGCAAAGACGCCATTGTCGACCGATTTGCCGAGGCTGGTCTGGAACGGCCCTCGGTGGCAAAGGTTTCTCCGGATTTACGGATCAACGTGCGCCTACGCAAAGGCGAGGTCGTTGTGGCGATCGACCTAAGTGGTGACAGCCTACATCGACGCGGCTATCGCCAGGAGGGTGGGATGGCGCCACTCAAAGAAAATCTCGCCGCTGCCATACTGGTGCGTGCCGGTTGGTTGGGCATTGCCAGTCGCGGCGGCGCCTTGCTTGATCCAATGTGCGGCTCTGGCACCTTTCTGATTGAGGGTGCCATGATGAGCATGAATATTGCGCCCGGACTGGGCCGCCGCTATTGGGGCTTTAATGGTTGGCGCCAGCATCGCGCAGATATTTGGGATGCGATCCTGGAAGAGGCTGAGCAGGGGCGGCGGCGTGCCCTGGCCCGCAGCTATGCGCCGATGCTTGGCTATGACGCCAACGGCAAAACCGCTGCCATTGCCAGGCAGAACATCTCCCGAGCCGGGCTCGCGCGGCACATTGAAGTGTCCCGGCAGGAGCTGTCGGCCTTGTCGCTGCCCGGGCAAATTGAAAATCAAGGCTTGCTGATATGCAATCCGCCCTATGGCGAACGCCTGGGCGACGAGGCTGAGCTGGTGCATTTGTATCGCCATCTTGGCGGAGCAATGAAAAGCCAGTTTCTGCACTGGCAAGCGGGGGTCTTTACGGGTAATCCCGAGTTAGGTAAGCGCATGGGGATTCGCAGCCATCGCCAATATCAGTTCCTGAACGGTGAACTGCCTTCAAAGTTATTGCTGTTTGATATTCAGCCTGGGGCTTTCGTTCAGCAGCAGGCCGGCAAACCCAGAGCGGCGGATGTTGAGCCGGTGGTGCTCAGTGCCGGTGCCGAGATGTTTGCCAATCGACTGCGCAAAAATATCAAGCGCATGGCCAAATGGCGCCGGCGCGAGGGCATTGAGTGCTATCGGGTCTACGATGCCGACATGCCGGAATACGCTGTAGCGATAGATGACTACCAGGGACGAATTCACGTGTCGGAGTATATTGCTCCCACCTCGATCTCGGAGGACGCGGCGTTAAAGCGGTTGCGGGAGGTGATACAAGCCTGCGCTCAGGTCTTTGAATGCGCTGAAAGCGATATTGCCATCAAGGAGCGGCGGCGGCAGAAAGAAGGTAAACAGTACCAGCGCCGAGAGCAGCGCAATGAATTTATCGAGGTAACGGAAGGCCAGGCCACGGTGTTAGTGAATCTGCGGGATTTTCTCGATACCGGACTGTTTTTGGATCACCGGCCGGTGCGGCTTGAGATTGCCAAGCTGGCAAAGGGTAAGCGCTTTCTGAATTTGTTTTGCTATACCGCCGTGGCCAGCGTGCATGCGGGGCTCGGGGGCGCAATGCATACCACCTCAGTGGATATGTCGAACACCTACCTGCAATGGGCGCGAAAAAATCTCGCCCTCAATGGCCTCAGTGATGCGCGCCACCGCACGATACAAGAAGATTGCTTTGCCTGGCTTGCCAGCAACGATGGCGAGTACGACTTGATTCTGCTTGATCCGCCGACCTTCTCCAACTCCAAGCGGATGGAAGGTGTGCTTGATACTCAGCGAGACCATGCCCAGTTGATCAATGGTGCCATGGCCCGCTTGGCTCAGGATGGCTTACTGATCTTCTCAACCAACAAGCGTGGCTTTGAACTGGATACGAGTCTGGCTGAGCGCTACCAGATTGAAGACCGCTGCCGTTGGTCAATTGATGAGGATTTTAAAGGACGCAGTAAACCCATTCATTACTGCTGGTTTTTACGCCATAAATAA